A window from Neoarius graeffei isolate fNeoGra1 chromosome 14, fNeoGra1.pri, whole genome shotgun sequence encodes these proteins:
- the LOC132897631 gene encoding uncharacterized protein LOC132897631 gives MAQEKHSESGLYPSSNHLGFAQAEMEVDHECPIISLSKSSSDMASGPAQRMELAWRRQHLRKSVSNTGYPQRPASRGGSITGIPSSLKLEEHTITKGGVNTTPETIIWCERATRPWSVTEDSQHVYTAKRCAPCSPSMHRDLRMGCLKGRETCCQCHAEENLKAHNRMVYGMLSPALGTRLCLRNTHSLAQQGMDDRLCMQSPFEGESHHLPACRSACVNKALNAGSFKNTCHAVPCPGNVLPLPACTGSSCLPERSLLHSPWHGFPPLVSSVSETGLNSRTVGHCYGAETCRKNISTFRLDQNRQSECGHLTVRDACNMTSQKDFREVGVQTMSTDSLISPFSSAFPKISMTSRPGSNTCPDGEDVETRISVKEVEWDAEGMTWEVYGAAVDPEELGLAIQRHLELQIKETAAAAAQKKTTAENNGVSIQQNNRQRKSESVVGLLWGPACCSHSTAVED, from the coding sequence ATGGCACAGGAAAAACACTCTGAATCAGGACTCTACCCCTCTAGCAACCATCTTGGCTTTGCCCAAGCAGAGATGGAGGTTGATCATGAGTGCCCAATTATCTCCTTATCAAAGAGTTCCTCAGACATGGCCAGTGGTCCTGCTCAGCGAATGGAGCTTGCCTGGCGCAGGCAACATCTCCGCAAAAGTGTCAGCAATACAGGCTACCCTCAGAGGCCTGCCAGTAGAGGAGGATCTATCACAGGCATACCTTCTTCTTTGAAGCTTGAGGAACATACTATAACTAAAGGTGGTGTTAATACCACTCCAGAGACTATTATCTGGTGTGAAAGAGCCACACGGCCTTGGAGCGTCACTGAGGACTCACAGCATGTATACACTGCCAAAAGGTGTGCACCATGTTCACCGTCCATGCACAGGGATTTAAGGATGGGCTGTTTAAAGGGCAGGGAGACATGTTGCCAATGCCATGCAGAGGAAAACCTGAAAGCCCATAACAGAATGGTTTATGGGATGTTGTCTCCTGCTCTAGGAACCAGGCTCTGCCTTAGGAATACACACAGCCTTGCACAGCAAGGGATGGATGACAGACTTTGTATGCAGAGTCCCTTTGAAGGTGAGAGCCACCATTTACCAGCATGCAGGTCTGCATGTGTTAATAAAGCACTGAATGCTGGTTCCTTCAAAAACACCTGTCATGCTGTGCCCTGTCCTGGAAATGTATTACCTCTACCAGCTTGCACAGGAAGTTCTTGTTTACCGGAAAGGTCACTACTCCATTCACCTTGGCATGGTTTCCCACCTCTGGTGTCCTCTGTCAGTGAGACAGGACTAAATAGTCGGACTGTGGGTCACTGCTAtggagctgaaacatgcaggaaaAATATTTCTACCTTCAGATTAGACCAAAATAGACAGTCTGAGTGTGGCCATCTGACAGTAAGAGATGCCTGCAATATGACATCTCAAAAGGACTTCAGAGAAGTTGGTGTGCAAACCATGTCGACAGATTCCCTTATTTCTCCTTTCTCCAGTGCATTCCCTAAGATCAGTATGACATCTCGTCCAGGTTCAAACACATGTCCAGATGGAGAGGATGTGGAGACCAGGATCTCAGTAAAAGAGGTGGAGTGGGATGCAGAAGGAATGACATGGGAGGTCTACGGGGCAGCTGTAGACCCGGAGGAGCTTGGTCTGGCCATCCAGCGTCATCTCGAGCTTCAGATCAAAGAAACAGCAGCTGCTGCTGCCCAGAAGAAGACAACTGCAGAGAATAATGGTGTCTCAATTCAACAAAACAATCGACAAAGGAAGAGTGAAAGTGTGGTAGGGCTACTGTGGGGTCCAGCATGCTGCTCACATTCCACTGCTGTAGAAGACTGA